The DNA sequence CCCAATTATAGTACAATTCTTTTACTCAGAGATAGACTCATCTTTCTTTGGCTCATCTATTGTAACCATAATCTTTGGAACTTTATTTTTTTTATCAAATTTAGATCACGATAAAAAACTTAATCTACAACAAGCTTTCTTATTAACTGCACTATCTTGGATTAGTATTGCAGTATTTGGATCTTTACCTTTTGTATTCTCTAGTATTGAGCTTTCAATTACAGACTCTTTTTTTGAAAGTATGTCAGGAATTACTACAACTGGATCTACAATTATTTCAGATTTAGAGAACGCACCAAAAGGCCTTCTTTTATGGAGAGCTATTTTACAATGGCTAGGTGGAATTGGAATAATTGTAATGGCGATTACTTTAATGCCTATAATGAATGTTGGAGGTATGCAATTATTTAAAATTTCAAGTAATGACTCTTCAGAAAAAATACTCCCTAAGTCAAAAGAAATAGCACTTAGACTAATTTATATTTACTCAGGATTAACAGGCCTTTGTGCAGTCACTTATTGGATATTTGGTATGGGTAAATTTGACAGCTTAACCCACTCAATGACTACAATTGCTACTGGAGGCTTTTCTAACTACAATGAGTCAATTGGTTACTTTAATAGCTTGCCAATTGAGATTTCATCAATGTTTTTTATTATATTGGGAAGTATTCCTTTTATTGCTTACATTAAATTTATAAGTGGAAACAAAAAAATTTTTTTAAATGATATTCAAATCAAAACCTTTTTAAAAATTATAATATTCACTGTTATAATTTTATCTATTTACTTATTATTTTCTAACCAAGAAAACTTTAGTTTAAGATCAATATTTTTTAATACTATATCAATCCTGAGTGGTACTGGTTATGTAAACGCAGAATTTGATAAATGGGGCAGTTTTCCTATAACCCTGTTTCTTGCACTGATGTTTATAGGTGGATGCGCGGGTTCTACAGCTTGTGGTGTAAAAATATTTAGAATTCAAATTCTTTATCTATTTATTCTAAACCAATTAAAAAAAATAATTTATCCTAAAGGGGTATTTGTAATTAAGTATGATCAAAGTGCAGTTGATGAAAAGTTTATAGCTTCAATTATTTCATTTATTTATTTTTATATCGTAATATTTTTTGTTCTTACTACATTGTTATCCTTAACTGGTTTAGATTTTATTACCGCCATCTCAGGTGCTGCTACATCTATTTCAAATGTTGGACCTGGTCTGGGTCCAATAATTGGCCCAAATGGAGATTTTTCTTCATTACCAGATCTTTCTAAATGGATTTTAACAGTTGGCATGATTTTGGGTAGACTTGAGCTATTTGCAATATTAGTATTATTTTTACCATCATTTTGGAAAAATTAATTATGTCTGAAATAAAAAAAACATCCTGGTTAGAATCCATCTCAGTTTACAAAGATATCCGAATGCTACGAATTTTATTACTTGGTGCAATCAGTGGATTTCCTTGGGTCTTGATTGCAAGTAGTTTAAGTCTTTGGTTAAAAGAAGAAGGATTAAGTAGATCTACTATTGGATGGGCAGGACTAATTTTTGGAGTTTATGCTTTTAATTATCTTTGGGCACCAATTATAGATAGAATTCAAATTCCTTTCTTAACTAAAAAATTAGGTCACCGAAGAGGATGGATTGTTTTAATGCAATTAGTAATTCTATTAAGTTTACTAGTTTGGAGTATTATAAATCCTACAGAAAACTTAGCGTTAATAATTACAGTTGGATTGATCATCGCTATTGCATCAGCAACTCAAGACATAACAGTAGATGCATTAAGAATTGAACAAATTAAAGAAAATGAGGGAAAATCAATGGCAGCAGGTGCTGCTATGGCTGTAGTTGGTTGGTGGACAGGCTACAAATTAGGTGGTGTAGTTGCTTTATTTACTGCAGAGTTCTTTGAAAATATTGGTATCCAAGATTACTGGCAAGCGACTTT is a window from the Candidatus Pelagibacter ubique HIMB140 genome containing:
- a CDS encoding TrkH family potassium uptake protein, with translation MSNYKTVFFTLGILQIILGVSMFIPIIVQFFYSEIDSSFFGSSIVTIIFGTLFFLSNLDHDKKLNLQQAFLLTALSWISIAVFGSLPFVFSSIELSITDSFFESMSGITTTGSTIISDLENAPKGLLLWRAILQWLGGIGIIVMAITLMPIMNVGGMQLFKISSNDSSEKILPKSKEIALRLIYIYSGLTGLCAVTYWIFGMGKFDSLTHSMTTIATGGFSNYNESIGYFNSLPIEISSMFFIILGSIPFIAYIKFISGNKKIFLNDIQIKTFLKIIIFTVIILSIYLLFSNQENFSLRSIFFNTISILSGTGYVNAEFDKWGSFPITLFLALMFIGGCAGSTACGVKIFRIQILYLFILNQLKKIIYPKGVFVIKYDQSAVDEKFIASIISFIYFYIVIFFVLTTLLSLTGLDFITAISGAATSISNVGPGLGPIIGPNGDFSSLPDLSKWILTVGMILGRLELFAILVLFLPSFWKN